In Lactococcus garvieae subsp. garvieae, the following proteins share a genomic window:
- the rnc gene encoding ribonuclease III, which translates to MFELQNKLKNEFGIKFADEELLKIAFTHSSYTNEERLPKVANNERLEFLGDVALSLIISEYLYRTYPDKLEGELSKMRSSIVRTESLANFSRQCEFGRFLRLGNGEEKTGGRNRDTNLENLFEAFLGALFLDAGMEEVRRFINRVVIPHVKADDYFKVIDYKTNLQEVLQVDGETIIEYKILEETGPAHAREFVAAVYNNGKELGRGRGKSKKVAEQKAAENAIKGQIHVS; encoded by the coding sequence ATGTTTGAGCTTCAAAATAAGCTTAAAAATGAATTTGGTATAAAATTTGCTGATGAAGAATTGTTAAAAATAGCTTTTACTCACTCGAGCTACACGAATGAAGAACGCCTCCCAAAGGTTGCAAACAATGAACGTTTGGAGTTTTTGGGAGACGTCGCTCTGTCTTTAATCATCTCAGAATATCTTTATCGTACTTATCCAGATAAACTTGAAGGTGAATTATCGAAGATGCGCTCTAGCATTGTCCGCACAGAATCTTTAGCTAATTTTTCACGTCAGTGTGAGTTTGGACGTTTTCTACGTTTAGGCAATGGTGAGGAAAAAACAGGTGGACGTAATCGTGATACAAACCTTGAAAACCTCTTTGAAGCTTTTTTAGGTGCTCTTTTCTTAGATGCAGGTATGGAAGAAGTACGTCGATTTATAAATCGCGTGGTTATCCCCCATGTAAAGGCTGATGATTATTTTAAAGTCATTGACTATAAGACAAACTTGCAAGAAGTTCTGCAAGTTGACGGTGAAACTATCATTGAGTACAAGATTCTGGAAGAAACAGGTCCAGCCCATGCGCGTGAATTCGTGGCAGCAGTTTATAATAATGGAAAAGAACTTGGACGTGGGCGAGGCAAGTCAAAGAAAGTTGCAGAACAAAAAGCAGCGGAAAATGCAATAAAAGGTCAGATTCATGTATCTTAA
- the pta gene encoding phosphate acetyltransferase, producing MELFESLKQKISGKGLQIVFPEGTDARVLGAANRLYADKLITPVFIGNISEVTGTLISRGINPDGFQIYDPLNCERFDKMVEIFVERRKGKVTEEQAREILKDSNYFGTMLVHMGIADGMVSGAVHSTADTVRPALQIIKTKPGVKSVSGAFIMVRGRDDNEKYIFADCAINIDPDANTLADIAVASAETAKLFDIDPKVAMLSFSTKGSGKSDDVTKVVEATALVKEEHPELDIDGELQFDAAFSPAVARQKSPDSSVAGRSNVFIFPDIQSGNIGYKIAQRLGNFEAIGPILQGLNAPISDLSRGSNEEDVYKLAIITAAQALK from the coding sequence ATGGAACTCTTTGAATCGCTCAAACAAAAAATTTCTGGCAAAGGCCTACAAATTGTCTTTCCTGAAGGAACAGATGCGCGTGTATTAGGCGCAGCTAACCGTCTTTACGCAGATAAATTGATTACCCCAGTATTTATTGGTAATATCTCTGAAGTAACAGGTACTTTAATCTCACGTGGGATTAATCCAGATGGTTTCCAAATCTATGATCCATTGAACTGTGAACGTTTCGATAAAATGGTCGAAATTTTTGTTGAACGTCGTAAAGGTAAAGTAACAGAAGAGCAAGCACGCGAAATCTTGAAAGATTCAAACTATTTTGGAACAATGCTTGTACATATGGGTATCGCTGATGGTATGGTTTCAGGTGCAGTTCATTCCACTGCAGACACTGTCCGTCCTGCCTTACAAATCATTAAAACTAAACCAGGTGTGAAATCAGTATCAGGTGCATTCATTATGGTTCGTGGCCGTGACGATAATGAAAAGTATATCTTTGCCGATTGTGCGATTAACATTGATCCAGATGCAAATACCTTGGCAGATATTGCTGTGGCTTCAGCGGAAACAGCAAAACTCTTTGATATCGATCCAAAAGTTGCAATGTTATCTTTCTCAACTAAAGGCTCAGGTAAATCAGATGATGTGACTAAAGTCGTTGAAGCAACAGCTTTGGTCAAAGAAGAACACCCAGAACTTGATATTGATGGAGAACTTCAATTTGATGCAGCATTCTCTCCAGCAGTTGCCCGTCAAAAATCACCAGATAGCTCAGTGGCAGGACGTTCAAATGTATTTATCTTCCCAGATATCCAATCGGGTAATATTGGCTACAAAATTGCGCAACGTTTAGGAAACTTTGAAGCAATTGGTCCAATCTTACAAGGCTTGAACGCACCAATCTCTGACCTTTCTCGTGGAAGTAACGAAGAAGATGTTTATAAACTTGCTATTATTACAGCTGCTCAAGCACTTAAATAA
- the udk gene encoding uridine kinase, translating to MKKPLIIGVTGGSASGKTSVSQAILSMFKDENIAMIEHDSYYKDQSQLTFEERTKTNYDHPLAFDTDYLIAQLKELQNGRAVDIPTYDYANHTRSEKTYRQEPVDVLIVEGILVLENEKLRNLMDIKVFVDTDDDVRILRRIRRDIEERGRTLDSVITQYMDAVKPMYHQFIEPTKRYADVIIPEGVSNTVGVDILTTKIASILHGE from the coding sequence TTGAAAAAACCATTGATTATCGGTGTAACAGGTGGCTCAGCAAGTGGGAAAACCAGCGTGTCTCAAGCTATTTTATCTATGTTTAAAGATGAAAATATTGCTATGATTGAACATGACAGTTACTATAAAGATCAATCACAATTGACATTTGAAGAACGTACAAAAACAAACTACGACCATCCATTGGCTTTCGATACAGACTACCTGATTGCCCAATTAAAAGAGTTACAAAATGGTCGTGCGGTTGATATTCCAACCTATGATTATGCCAATCATACACGCAGTGAAAAAACCTACCGTCAAGAACCTGTAGATGTCTTGATTGTAGAAGGGATCTTGGTTTTAGAAAATGAAAAACTGCGTAATTTAATGGATATTAAAGTGTTCGTGGATACAGATGATGATGTGCGCATTTTACGTCGTATCCGTCGCGATATTGAAGAACGCGGGCGTACTTTAGATTCTGTTATTACACAATATATGGATGCTGTAAAACCAATGTATCATCAATTTATTGAGCCAACGAAACGATATGCGGATGTCATTATTCCAGAAGGAGTTTCAAATACTGTTGGTGTAGATATCTTAACTACAAAAATCGCCAGTATTTTACATGGAGAGTAA
- a CDS encoding Gfo/Idh/MocA family protein, with protein sequence MLKLGIIGTGWISGSFVEAAHLTKKYSLEAVYSRNLESAVSFTEDFDDIELYDNLDDFFKHDLDIIYIASPNAIHFEQAKAAILAGNNIIVEKPAFSNPQELAEIIKLADENDVLFFEAARNIHEQAFETINLFLADKKVVGADFTYSKYSSKMPALLAGKLPNKFNSKFSGGLLADLGVYLLYAAVYWFDKPQSACYDAVLLPSGVDISGIGSLDYGDFKVAVKCAGNLTSYLSSEIYTDQGTLILDGVNAITSAKFIRFDGSKEVIKVTPPKHSLFDEALHFAEIIETISTPAARSLYKDLHQLAQDVSETSYMMRQSAGIVFEADNK encoded by the coding sequence ATGCTTAAACTTGGAATTATCGGTACTGGGTGGATTAGTGGATCTTTTGTCGAAGCTGCCCATCTCACAAAAAAATATAGCCTTGAGGCTGTTTACTCGCGTAATCTTGAGAGCGCAGTATCTTTCACAGAAGACTTTGACGACATCGAACTTTACGATAATTTAGATGATTTTTTCAAGCATGATTTGGATATCATCTATATTGCAAGCCCAAACGCTATTCATTTTGAACAAGCGAAGGCTGCTATTTTAGCAGGGAACAATATCATCGTCGAAAAGCCAGCATTTTCAAATCCACAAGAATTAGCTGAAATTATCAAGTTAGCAGATGAAAATGATGTTCTCTTTTTCGAGGCTGCCCGAAACATCCATGAGCAAGCTTTTGAAACCATCAATTTATTCTTAGCAGATAAAAAAGTTGTTGGAGCTGATTTTACCTATTCAAAATACTCTTCAAAAATGCCTGCGCTATTGGCTGGAAAACTTCCCAATAAATTCAACAGTAAATTTTCTGGTGGCCTGCTCGCAGATTTAGGTGTTTATCTCCTCTATGCAGCTGTTTATTGGTTTGATAAGCCACAATCTGCTTGCTACGATGCTGTCCTTCTGCCAAGTGGTGTGGACATTTCTGGTATTGGAAGCTTGGATTATGGTGATTTCAAAGTTGCAGTCAAATGTGCTGGGAACCTCACAAGCTATCTTTCAAGTGAAATTTACACAGATCAAGGTACCTTGATTTTAGATGGTGTCAATGCTATAACCTCTGCAAAATTTATTCGTTTTGATGGAAGCAAAGAAGTTATCAAGGTTACGCCACCAAAACATTCACTCTTTGATGAAGCCCTTCACTTTGCTGAAATCATTGAAACTATTTCCACTCCTGCTGCACGCTCACTCTACAAGGACTTGCATCAGTTGGCACAAGATGTTTCCGAAACAAGTTATATGATGCGCCAAAGTGCGGGAATTGTTTTTGAAGCAGATAACAAATAA
- a CDS encoding oleate hydratase: MRYTNGNYEAFVRPRKPQEADKKTAYIVGAGLAGLAAAVFLIRDGQVPGNRIHILEELSLSGGSLDGSFIPHDGFVIRGGREMENHFECLWDLFHSIPSLEVENASVLDEFYYLDKDDPNSSNCRIIANRGERVADDGQFTLSRQAQDEIVKLFMAQEESLVGKKIEDVFSEEFFESNFWLYWCSMFAFEKWHSAIEMRRYIMRFIHHIKGLPDFTALKFTKYNQYESLVKPLLAFLKDQGVIFQYEAQVENIEVDFSNNKKVAKKIIFADGKVQDLTEDDLVFVTNGSITESSTQGSPTEAAPITKDLGGSWKLWKNLAAQSPEFGKPEVFYDNLPDESWFVSATVTWKNLKIQPYFEKLTHRELRSGKVVTGGIITIKDSNWLMSFTTHRQPHFKEQKEGETVTWVYGLLSNTPGNYIKKPIEKCTGEEITQELLYHLGMPESEIEEFVKENTNTIPVYMPFITSYFMLREPGDRPQVLPENSVNLAFIGNFAETERDTVFTTEYSVRTAMEAVYQFLNVERGVPEVFASAYDLRTLARSVYYLSDKKKLMEMDLPLLKKESLKFGLKKIKGTYLEDILKDAGLL, translated from the coding sequence ATGCGTTATACAAACGGAAATTATGAAGCTTTTGTTCGACCAAGAAAACCACAAGAGGCTGACAAGAAGACTGCCTATATTGTCGGTGCAGGTCTAGCAGGACTGGCTGCGGCTGTCTTTTTAATCAGAGACGGCCAAGTCCCAGGGAATCGTATTCATATTTTAGAAGAACTTTCTCTTTCAGGTGGCTCTTTAGATGGTTCTTTTATTCCACATGATGGTTTTGTGATTCGTGGGGGACGTGAAATGGAAAACCATTTTGAGTGTCTTTGGGATCTTTTTCATTCTATTCCAAGTCTGGAAGTAGAAAATGCTTCAGTTTTAGATGAATTTTACTATTTAGATAAGGATGACCCTAACTCTTCTAATTGTCGGATTATTGCGAATCGTGGAGAACGTGTGGCGGATGATGGGCAGTTTACCCTAAGTCGACAAGCCCAAGATGAAATTGTGAAGCTTTTCATGGCACAAGAAGAAAGTTTGGTCGGTAAAAAAATTGAAGATGTCTTCAGCGAAGAATTCTTTGAATCAAACTTTTGGCTTTACTGGTGCTCAATGTTTGCTTTTGAAAAATGGCACTCCGCGATTGAAATGCGTCGCTACATTATGCGATTTATTCATCACATCAAAGGGTTACCAGACTTCACAGCACTAAAATTTACAAAATATAACCAATACGAATCTTTAGTAAAACCCTTGCTTGCCTTTTTGAAAGACCAAGGCGTAATCTTCCAATATGAAGCACAAGTTGAAAATATTGAAGTAGATTTTTCGAACAACAAAAAAGTTGCCAAAAAGATTATATTTGCAGATGGAAAAGTCCAAGACTTGACGGAAGATGACCTTGTTTTTGTTACAAATGGTTCAATTACGGAAAGTTCAACACAAGGAAGTCCAACAGAAGCAGCGCCAATTACAAAAGATTTAGGTGGCTCTTGGAAACTTTGGAAAAATCTTGCTGCACAGTCTCCAGAATTTGGGAAGCCAGAAGTCTTCTATGACAACTTGCCTGATGAAAGTTGGTTTGTATCGGCGACGGTCACTTGGAAGAACCTCAAAATTCAACCTTATTTTGAAAAATTAACGCATCGTGAATTACGTTCAGGTAAAGTTGTGACAGGTGGAATTATCACTATTAAGGATTCAAACTGGCTGATGAGTTTCACTACGCATCGTCAACCCCACTTTAAGGAACAAAAAGAAGGTGAAACTGTAACATGGGTGTATGGCCTCTTGTCTAATACACCAGGGAACTACATTAAAAAACCAATTGAGAAATGTACAGGGGAGGAAATAACGCAAGAGCTTCTTTATCATCTGGGTATGCCAGAATCAGAAATAGAGGAATTTGTTAAAGAAAATACCAATACAATTCCGGTCTACATGCCATTTATCACCTCTTACTTTATGTTACGTGAGCCAGGGGATCGTCCTCAAGTCCTTCCTGAAAATTCAGTGAACCTTGCCTTTATTGGTAATTTTGCTGAAACAGAGAGAGATACAGTATTCACAACTGAGTACTCAGTACGTACCGCGATGGAAGCTGTTTATCAATTTCTAAATGTGGAGCGTGGTGTGCCTGAAGTCTTTGCTTCAGCTTATGACTTGCGTACACTGGCTCGCTCGGTTTATTATCTTTCAGACAAAAAGAAATTGATGGAAATGGATTTGCCTCTTTTGAAAAAAGAATCTTTGAAGTTTGGCTTGAAGAAGATAAAAGGTACCTATCTTGAAGACATACTTAAAGATGCAGGGTTACTTTAA
- the manA gene encoding mannose-6-phosphate isomerase, class I, giving the protein MSIEPLFLDSVLQEKLWGGDHLKSFGYELPSDKIGEYWAISAHPHGVSTIKNGEFAGQKLDEVFDQHRELFGNTKEEVFPLLTKILDANDWLSVQVHPNDEYGMKHEGELGKTECWYIISAEEGSEIIYGHNAKSREELAEMINSGDWDHLLRKVKVKAGDFFHVPAGTMHAIGAGIVILETQQSSDTTYRVYDFDRKDDQGNLRELHIQQSIDVLHIPGDQTPENKVQVVKEENADLTTLVKSEFFDVYKWSIHGTQDFEATADYMLVSILEGEGQLMVADKTYALSKGDHFILPTGIDQWQLSGNMEIIASNPVAH; this is encoded by the coding sequence ATGTCAATAGAACCATTATTTTTAGATTCCGTATTGCAAGAAAAACTCTGGGGTGGCGATCATCTTAAATCTTTTGGCTATGAATTACCATCTGATAAAATCGGGGAGTACTGGGCAATTTCAGCTCATCCACATGGAGTCTCAACAATTAAAAATGGAGAATTTGCTGGACAAAAATTAGACGAGGTATTTGACCAACACCGTGAGCTTTTCGGCAACACGAAAGAAGAAGTCTTTCCTCTCTTGACAAAAATATTGGATGCCAATGACTGGCTTTCAGTGCAAGTTCATCCTAACGATGAATACGGCATGAAACATGAAGGCGAGCTTGGTAAAACAGAATGTTGGTATATCATTTCAGCAGAAGAAGGTTCTGAAATTATTTATGGACATAATGCAAAATCACGTGAAGAACTCGCAGAAATGATCAATTCTGGAGATTGGGATCACTTACTGCGCAAAGTTAAAGTTAAAGCAGGTGATTTCTTCCATGTACCTGCAGGAACAATGCATGCGATTGGTGCGGGTATTGTTATTTTGGAAACACAACAATCAAGCGACACAACTTACCGTGTATATGATTTCGATCGCAAAGATGACCAAGGTAACCTTCGTGAACTACACATACAACAATCAATTGATGTGCTCCATATTCCGGGAGATCAAACACCAGAAAATAAAGTCCAAGTTGTTAAAGAAGAAAATGCAGACTTAACAACTTTAGTAAAATCAGAGTTCTTTGATGTGTATAAATGGTCAATTCATGGTACACAAGACTTTGAAGCTACAGCAGACTATATGCTTGTGTCTATTCTTGAAGGTGAAGGACAACTTATGGTGGCTGATAAAACATATGCATTATCAAAAGGCGACCACTTCATCCTCCCTACAGGCATTGACCAATGGCAACTTTCTGGTAATATGGAAATCATTGCGAGCAATCCAGTAGCTCATTAA
- a CDS encoding cation diffusion facilitator family transporter: protein MAEKEHTGGMGSVIAALGANVMVAISKFVGYALSGSAAMLNESIHSLVDCGNQVLLLFGDKRAKRAQSQAHPFGEARAKYFFSMLVATFLFFGGGVIGVMEAYDKLVHPAHEVNNPLILIAILLFGMIIEGSSLRVAFKEIKALNTEKLPLFRFLHESRHSEILVIFAEDFCAIIGLMLALGGTILTFLTGNPMYDALSGILIGVLLMAAAVFLVREFYSLIVGESVTASDLEKITQSFIRETVKQLIDVKTIHIGPTEILIAAKIDIPAEYEAHSYEIINAIEKDIRKALPDKKSYIYIEVDEFDNNYQH from the coding sequence ATGGCAGAAAAAGAACATACTGGCGGTATGGGCTCCGTGATTGCGGCTCTTGGTGCAAATGTAATGGTTGCAATAAGTAAGTTTGTAGGCTATGCCTTAAGTGGTAGTGCAGCTATGCTTAACGAAAGTATACACAGTTTAGTTGACTGTGGAAATCAAGTTTTACTGCTTTTTGGAGACAAACGTGCAAAAAGAGCACAAAGCCAAGCACATCCTTTTGGAGAAGCGCGCGCAAAGTACTTTTTTAGCATGTTGGTCGCGACTTTTCTCTTCTTTGGCGGTGGTGTTATTGGTGTAATGGAGGCTTATGACAAACTGGTTCATCCTGCTCATGAGGTCAATAATCCTTTGATTCTGATTGCTATCTTACTTTTTGGCATGATTATTGAGGGCAGTTCACTCCGCGTTGCTTTTAAAGAAATTAAGGCGCTTAATACCGAAAAACTGCCGTTATTTAGATTTTTGCATGAGAGCCGACACAGTGAGATTTTAGTTATCTTTGCGGAGGATTTCTGTGCCATTATTGGTTTAATGCTAGCACTTGGGGGAACAATTCTCACTTTCCTTACAGGAAACCCCATGTATGATGCTCTGTCTGGAATCTTGATTGGGGTATTGCTTATGGCAGCAGCTGTCTTCTTGGTAAGAGAGTTCTATAGTTTAATCGTTGGCGAAAGTGTTACTGCTTCAGATTTAGAAAAAATAACACAGAGCTTTATTCGTGAAACAGTTAAGCAGTTGATTGATGTCAAGACAATCCACATTGGACCAACTGAAATTCTAATTGCAGCAAAGATTGATATTCCAGCAGAGTATGAAGCACACAGCTATGAAATTATTAATGCAATCGAAAAAGATATTCGAAAAGCACTGCCGGACAAAAAGTCTTATATTTATATCGAAGTCGATGAATTTGATAACAATTATCAGCATTAA
- the rbfA gene encoding 30S ribosome-binding factor RbfA, producing MGTSFRSDRVAVEIQREINDILRHKIRDPRVQDVNITDVQVTGDLSQATVYYSLLSNLASDNEKAKKGLEKATGLVKRELAQRMTMYRIPDLKFAKDESVEYGSKIDELLRNFDKPEY from the coding sequence ATGGGCACTTCCTTCCGTAGTGACCGTGTGGCTGTCGAAATTCAGCGTGAAATCAATGATATTTTACGTCATAAGATTCGAGATCCCCGCGTTCAAGATGTGAATATTACAGATGTTCAAGTGACAGGTGATTTGAGTCAAGCAACAGTTTATTACAGCTTGCTGTCTAACCTTGCCAGTGACAATGAAAAAGCTAAAAAGGGTCTGGAAAAAGCTACAGGTCTTGTTAAACGTGAGTTAGCACAACGTATGACCATGTATCGTATCCCGGATTTGAAGTTTGCCAAAGATGAATCTGTTGAATATGGTTCAAAAATCGATGAACTTCTCCGTAATTTCGATAAACCAGAATATTAA
- a CDS encoding IS110 family transposase translates to MKCFVGLDVSSTKLDVCIMSNDTELGVLYAASLTNDMIGASEIKEQVLSLNEKYEFNRVVIGMEATSLYSFHPAMFFHEDSELKQLGVEVMVEQPAKIKKYREAFEENKNDTLDAFYIADYFRIERFTRSYLKEEKYLALQHLTRTRLQLVEQLVRTKQHFIENIYYKCNTLSAELKNEELSTSVWSATIMTLMTEDYTLDELANTPLEDFTELIQKLGRGRFKAPEKLAKAIKAAIKGSYRLSLVQQDSVNIVLSLLAREIRSLEKMIKEIDRAIEDMVEIIPEYQCLTSVPGIGKVFAAGIIAEIGQIERFKDHPQVAKYAGLNWKETQSGNTSSQNTSLAKRGNRYLRYYLVEAANSVRRHNVEYAEFYKKKKDEVPKHKHKRAVVLTARKLVRLVDVLLRNHQLYTPPRRFMEDN, encoded by the coding sequence ATGAAATGTTTTGTCGGTTTAGACGTCAGCTCTACCAAACTCGATGTGTGCATCATGTCAAATGACACGGAACTTGGAGTCTTGTACGCTGCTTCACTTACCAATGATATGATTGGTGCTTCTGAAATCAAAGAACAAGTACTCTCACTTAACGAAAAGTATGAATTTAATAGAGTCGTCATTGGCATGGAAGCCACATCCCTCTACAGTTTTCATCCTGCAATGTTCTTCCACGAAGACTCGGAGTTAAAGCAGCTCGGAGTCGAGGTCATGGTGGAACAACCAGCCAAAATAAAGAAATATCGTGAGGCATTCGAAGAAAACAAGAATGATACCCTTGATGCTTTCTACATCGCGGATTACTTCCGCATTGAACGCTTTACAAGATCTTATCTTAAAGAAGAAAAGTATCTGGCACTACAACATCTCACAAGAACTCGACTTCAGCTCGTGGAACAATTAGTACGTACAAAACAACACTTCATTGAAAACATCTACTACAAGTGCAATACGCTCTCTGCGGAATTAAAGAATGAAGAATTGAGTACCTCTGTTTGGTCTGCCACAATTATGACACTCATGACCGAAGATTACACGCTAGATGAACTCGCAAATACTCCTCTTGAAGATTTCACGGAACTCATCCAGAAACTCGGGCGAGGTCGCTTCAAAGCTCCTGAGAAACTTGCAAAAGCAATAAAAGCTGCCATAAAAGGAAGTTACCGCTTATCACTCGTCCAACAAGATTCTGTCAATATTGTACTCAGTCTCCTTGCTCGCGAAATACGGAGTTTAGAGAAGATGATTAAAGAAATTGATCGAGCCATTGAAGACATGGTAGAAATTATCCCTGAATACCAATGTTTGACCAGTGTACCTGGTATTGGAAAGGTATTCGCTGCAGGAATTATCGCTGAAATAGGACAGATTGAACGCTTTAAAGACCATCCTCAAGTCGCTAAATATGCTGGCTTGAATTGGAAAGAAACACAATCTGGCAATACCTCATCTCAAAATACTTCTCTTGCAAAACGAGGCAATCGTTATCTTCGCTATTACTTAGTTGAAGCCGCCAACTCTGTACGAAGACATAACGTGGAATACGCAGAGTTTTACAAGAAAAAGAAAGATGAAGTCCCCAAACATAAACACAAAAGAGCCGTCGTTTTAACCGCAAGAAAACTTGTGCGTCTGGTGGATGTGCTACTACGCAACCACCAACTCTATACGCCACCAAGGAGGTTTATGGAAGATAATTAG